Genomic window (Cellulosilyticum lentocellum DSM 5427):
CTTAATAAGGATAATATTCCTAATATAGCTCAGATGGATGAAGAATATTTAAACTTAAGCATGGATCCAGGTAATCAATATTCAGTGCCGTATATGTTTGGAACCATAGGAATCATTTATGATAAGAATCAGGTATCAGAACAAGTAGATAGCTGGGATATACTATGGGATGAGAAGTATAGAGATAAAGTATTCATGTTTGACACCTATAGAGATACCATAGGCGTGGCTTTAAAGAAACTAGGATATTCCATGAACTCAGATAATCCAGAGGAACTTGAAGCAGCTAAAGAGCTTTTATTAGAGCAAAGAGAATTAGTAGACCCAATATACGGCGTTGATAATGGAACCACAATGATAGCCAGCGGGGAAACAGCTATCAATATGATTTGGTCTGGTGAAGGACTCAATCTTCAAGACGAATATCCAAATCTAGTTTATACCATACCTAAAGAAGGGGTAAATTTCTGGATTGATAGTCTGTGCATTCCAGCTAATGCAACAAATGTAGAAGGCGCTGAAAAATTCATTAATTTTGTTAGTGATAAAGAAAGCGCATTAAGAATAGCTGATGAAATTGGCTATACCACACCAAACAAAGAAGCCAGATTAGAACAAGCAGAATATATAAAAAACAATCCAAATGCTTATATGACAAAAGAAATGATGAACTTAAGTGAAATATATGAACCTTTTTCACTTGATGTAAGACAAATGTATGATAGTGTATGGACACAAATTAAAGTAAATTAGTAACATTATAACTTTTTATTAGGGATTCGGATTCGTGGCCACATATACATAAGTGTAAAAACAAAACAAATAACTTCCACGGCATAATTACCACAGCTTCAACCTGAGGAACTGACCCGGTCAGCCAAGTCTCAATCTATTGTTATAGGTACCTCTGGACTTAAGGAAGATGTTCACTGGTGCGCTGCAAGGAAGGCGCCACTTATAAGTTGTTTTAAATGTTTTTATACTTAGGATTACCAAACAAAGTTTTAAAAACCAGAGTCTTAAGGTCTTAGCTTCCTAGCATAGGGTGCACCGGCCAAGACTTTAAGGAGCTCCTCACTCATTGGTTTGGCTTTCATAATGAATCTTAGTAGGCACTAAGCTATAACGCATA
Coding sequences:
- a CDS encoding ABC transporter substrate-binding protein → MNKLRKVLSLAGSILAVGMLVTGCSGKSSDTINFFNYGANIDNETLKEFEREYGIKVKMDNFDDMETMYLKIAGSDVKYDVILVSDALMPRMIEEGLLQKLNKDNIPNIAQMDEEYLNLSMDPGNQYSVPYMFGTIGIIYDKNQVSEQVDSWDILWDEKYRDKVFMFDTYRDTIGVALKKLGYSMNSDNPEELEAAKELLLEQRELVDPIYGVDNGTTMIASGETAINMIWSGEGLNLQDEYPNLVYTIPKEGVNFWIDSLCIPANATNVEGAEKFINFVSDKESALRIADEIGYTTPNKEARLEQAEYIKNNPNAYMTKEMMNLSEIYEPFSLDVRQMYDSVWTQIKVN